In a genomic window of Curtobacterium sp. MCBD17_035:
- a CDS encoding amidohydrolase family protein, giving the protein MATPDWDRVAELRLTDWRPRAQVRLPHTTVTRSAVPCIDVHNHLGRWLSDDGDWMITDPADLVRTMDAANVATVVNLDGMWGDEVDANVERYDRAFPGRFVTFCQLDWPLLGEPDGEERLLASLDDSKRRGARGLKVWKNLGLRVHDADGAVILPDDPRVVRVLGHAGDIGLPVLIHVADPMAFFEPLDEHNERLDELGHERDWWFGDRSVFPTFDRILDALETLVVATPQTTYIGAHVGCVAEDLDRVERLLERAPNFTVDTGGRMAELGRQPRRFRALVERFPDRVLFGSDVYPVDAEAYALFYRFLETEDESFDYAPGAAVPPQGRWQVSGVGLSGSSLEQVYAGNARRVLGL; this is encoded by the coding sequence ATGGCAACACCCGACTGGGACCGCGTCGCCGAGCTACGACTGACCGACTGGCGGCCGCGCGCGCAGGTCCGCCTGCCGCACACCACGGTCACGCGGAGCGCCGTCCCCTGCATCGACGTCCACAACCACCTCGGACGCTGGCTCAGCGACGACGGCGACTGGATGATCACCGACCCGGCCGACCTCGTGCGCACCATGGACGCCGCGAACGTCGCCACCGTCGTCAACCTCGACGGCATGTGGGGCGACGAGGTGGACGCGAACGTCGAGCGGTACGACCGTGCGTTCCCCGGGCGGTTCGTGACGTTCTGCCAGCTGGACTGGCCGCTCCTCGGCGAACCGGACGGCGAGGAGCGGCTGCTCGCCTCCCTCGACGACAGCAAGCGGCGTGGTGCACGCGGTCTGAAGGTGTGGAAGAACCTCGGGCTGCGGGTGCACGACGCCGACGGCGCCGTGATCCTGCCGGACGACCCCCGCGTCGTGCGCGTCCTCGGTCACGCCGGTGACATCGGCCTGCCGGTCCTGATCCACGTGGCCGACCCGATGGCGTTCTTCGAACCGCTCGACGAGCACAACGAGCGGCTCGACGAACTGGGGCACGAGCGCGACTGGTGGTTCGGCGACCGCTCGGTCTTCCCGACGTTCGACCGGATCCTCGACGCCCTGGAGACCCTCGTGGTCGCCACCCCGCAGACGACCTACATCGGCGCGCACGTCGGGTGCGTCGCCGAGGACCTGGACCGGGTCGAGCGGCTCCTCGAGCGCGCGCCGAACTTCACCGTGGACACCGGCGGTCGGATGGCCGAGCTGGGTCGGCAGCCCCGCCGGTTCCGCGCCCTCGTCGAGCGGTTCCCCGATCGCGTGTTGTTCGGATCGGACGTCTACCCGGTCGACGCGGAGGCCTACGCGCTCTTCTACCGCTTCCTCGAGACCGAGGACGAGAGCTTCGACTACGCACCCGGAGCCGCCGTGCCGCCGCAGGGGCGCTGGCAGGTGTCGGGCGTGGGACTCAGCGGCTCCTCGCTCGAGCAGGTGTACGCGGGCAACGCCCGTCGCGTGCTGGGCCTGTGA
- a CDS encoding FAD-dependent oxidoreductase, with amino-acid sequence MTAGRRVADVVVLGAGISGTSVALRLAERGVAVTLVDAGLPGRATTAGAGIISPFGLAPGDTDPRWTRLVDAAVARYPGLLRDLGDDATTRADYAIVDEVVVAADEEERGALAALAARAAERDPGGAAGEAPVFLEGRELRERWPAVDPDLQGLLLAGTARVDGHALTAVLLDAAVRSGVEVVPGRAELRRAGSRAIVEVDGAPVVADTVVIATGAWSASMLTTVGVPTSVTADRGQIVHLAAGWLPTERLPVLKTFAGPYVIGFSGGRIVAGATHETSSDHDAEVRAGDQRTVLQDALRVAPGLTAARIVETRVGLRPASADGFPLVGRSRLDDVFVATGFGSWGLTLGPLLGEVLADQVLGGPVHPVADLVDPLRVPVAVPEGAPGE; translated from the coding sequence GTGACCGCGGGACGCCGGGTGGCCGACGTCGTCGTGCTCGGCGCCGGGATCTCCGGAACGAGCGTCGCACTGCGGCTCGCCGAGCGCGGTGTCGCGGTCACCCTCGTCGACGCGGGGCTCCCCGGCCGAGCGACCACCGCGGGAGCCGGCATCATCTCGCCGTTCGGCCTGGCGCCGGGCGACACGGACCCGCGGTGGACGCGCCTGGTCGACGCGGCCGTCGCCCGGTACCCGGGCCTCCTGCGCGACCTCGGCGACGACGCCACCACGCGCGCCGACTACGCGATCGTCGACGAGGTCGTCGTGGCCGCCGACGAGGAGGAACGCGGCGCACTCGCGGCCCTGGCCGCACGGGCGGCGGAACGGGACCCCGGCGGAGCGGCAGGCGAGGCACCCGTGTTCCTGGAGGGCCGGGAACTCCGCGAGCGATGGCCCGCGGTCGATCCCGACCTGCAGGGACTCCTGCTCGCCGGCACCGCCAGGGTGGACGGCCACGCGCTCACGGCTGTGCTCCTGGATGCCGCGGTCCGGTCGGGGGTCGAGGTCGTGCCCGGACGCGCGGAGCTCCGTCGTGCCGGATCCCGGGCCATCGTCGAGGTCGACGGGGCGCCCGTGGTCGCCGACACCGTCGTGATCGCGACCGGGGCCTGGTCCGCATCGATGCTGACGACCGTGGGCGTGCCGACCTCCGTCACGGCGGACCGCGGTCAGATCGTGCACCTCGCGGCGGGGTGGCTGCCCACCGAGCGGCTCCCGGTCCTCAAGACCTTCGCCGGACCCTACGTCATCGGGTTCAGCGGAGGACGCATCGTGGCCGGTGCGACCCACGAGACCAGCTCCGACCACGACGCCGAGGTCCGAGCGGGCGACCAACGGACGGTGTTGCAGGACGCGCTCCGCGTCGCGCCCGGGCTCACCGCCGCGCGGATCGTCGAGACCCGCGTCGGGCTGCGTCCGGCCTCGGCCGACGGGTTCCCGTTGGTCGGGCGGTCGCGGCTGGACGACGTGTTCGTGGCCACCGGGTTCGGCTCGTGGGGGCTCACACTCGGCCCCCTCCTCGGCGAGGTGCTCGCCGACCAGGTCCTCGGCGGCCCCGTCCACCCGGTGGCCGACCTCGTCGATCCACTCCGGGTGCCCGTCGCCGTGCCCGAGGGCGCTCCGGGGGAGTGA
- a CDS encoding alpha-glucosidase/alpha-galactosidase has translation MTRVTFIGAGSVVFTRQLLTDLLRFPELADVTVALHDIDPDRLAVAEGTAKQVNERLGARATIVASLDRRLALEGSDFVVNMVQIGGIDGTRKDLEIPARYGLQQTIGDTTGVGGVFRGLRTFPFLTALTADMRAVCPDALLMNYTNPMAMNVWWLSVVAPDIRSVGLCHSVYWTAHELCELVGVPLEGTHYRAAGVNHQAWLLEWSRDGEDLYPRLRERIRSEPELQRRVRVEMFERFGFYPTETSEHSSEYLSWFLRSPEQIARYRIEPLQYLDISAANVDEFEDARARLASGTDLELHDNGAAEYAPLIIHSMVTGTERVIHANVPNRGLIDDLPTGAAVEVPCTIDAGGLAPHRIGNLPLQCAAQNRNYVSVAELAVSAAQTGDPLLVRQAVLVDPNASSTLTPEQIWAMCNDLVDAHGDLLPEPLRVHVPSTWS, from the coding sequence ATGACACGGGTTACCTTCATCGGCGCCGGCAGCGTCGTGTTCACGCGCCAGCTGCTGACCGACCTCCTCCGCTTCCCCGAACTCGCCGACGTCACCGTCGCGCTCCACGACATCGACCCCGACCGACTCGCGGTGGCCGAGGGCACCGCGAAGCAGGTGAACGAGCGGCTCGGCGCGCGCGCCACGATCGTCGCGAGCCTCGACCGCAGACTGGCCCTCGAGGGCAGCGACTTCGTCGTCAACATGGTGCAGATCGGCGGCATCGACGGCACCCGGAAGGACCTGGAGATCCCGGCGCGCTACGGCCTGCAGCAGACGATCGGGGACACCACCGGTGTCGGCGGTGTCTTCCGCGGCCTCCGGACGTTCCCGTTCCTGACCGCCCTGACCGCCGACATGCGAGCGGTGTGCCCCGACGCCCTCCTCATGAACTACACCAACCCGATGGCGATGAACGTGTGGTGGCTGTCGGTCGTCGCGCCGGACATCCGGTCGGTCGGTCTCTGCCACAGCGTCTACTGGACCGCCCACGAGCTGTGTGAGCTCGTCGGCGTCCCGCTCGAGGGCACGCACTACCGTGCTGCGGGCGTCAACCACCAGGCGTGGTTGCTCGAGTGGTCCCGCGACGGCGAGGACCTGTACCCGCGACTGCGCGAGCGGATCCGCTCCGAGCCGGAACTGCAGCGACGCGTCCGGGTCGAGATGTTCGAACGGTTCGGGTTCTACCCGACGGAGACCAGCGAGCACTCCTCCGAGTACCTGTCGTGGTTCCTCCGCTCCCCCGAGCAGATCGCCCGGTACCGGATCGAACCGCTCCAGTACCTCGACATCAGCGCAGCGAACGTCGACGAGTTCGAGGACGCACGGGCACGCCTGGCCTCGGGGACCGATCTCGAACTCCACGACAACGGCGCCGCCGAGTACGCACCGCTGATCATCCACTCGATGGTGACCGGCACCGAACGGGTCATCCACGCGAACGTGCCGAACCGCGGGCTCATCGACGACCTGCCGACCGGCGCCGCCGTCGAGGTGCCGTGCACGATCGACGCGGGCGGCCTCGCGCCGCACCGCATCGGGAACCTGCCGCTGCAGTGCGCCGCGCAGAACCGCAACTACGTGTCGGTCGCCGAGCTCGCCGTGTCCGCGGCACAGACCGGCGATCCCCTGCTCGTGCGCCAGGCCGTGCTCGTCGACCCGAACGCGAGTTCGACCCTGACGCCCGAGCAGATCTGGGCCATGTGCAACGACCTCGTGGACGCGCACGGCGACCTCTTGCCCGAGCCGCTCCGGGTGCACGTCCCGTCGACCTGGTCGTGA
- a CDS encoding DeoR/GlpR family DNA-binding transcription regulator: MTYQGGRADPHPRATSVKRSQRMLAILERLAESGSLSLESLSAELAVSPATIRRDLADLEDQQLLRRTHGGAKTFDTAIELPVQLKDTRFREAKALIARRAAQLIPSGRYVVALSGGTTTTEVARVLATRRELTIVTNSLTTATQLASRPTLQVIMTGGLVRPHSFELVGVLAENTFNAINVGTAILGVDGITAAAGATTHDEVEARTNHAMVTHAQRTVVVADGSKVGRVTLASVATCDQVHDLVTDSTADPAALEELRDAGVRVHVADA, from the coding sequence ATGACCTACCAGGGCGGCCGGGCGGACCCGCACCCGCGCGCGACCTCGGTCAAGCGATCGCAGCGCATGCTCGCCATCCTCGAGCGCCTGGCCGAGAGCGGAAGCCTCAGTCTCGAGTCGCTCTCGGCGGAACTCGCGGTGTCCCCGGCGACGATCCGGCGCGACCTCGCCGACCTCGAGGACCAGCAACTCCTGCGTCGTACCCACGGCGGTGCGAAGACCTTCGACACCGCGATCGAACTCCCGGTGCAGCTGAAGGACACCCGGTTCCGCGAGGCGAAGGCGCTGATCGCCCGGAGAGCAGCGCAACTCATCCCGTCGGGCAGGTACGTCGTCGCCCTCTCCGGTGGCACCACGACGACCGAGGTGGCGCGGGTGCTGGCCACGCGCCGCGAACTCACCATCGTGACCAACTCCCTCACGACCGCGACACAGCTGGCGTCGCGACCCACCCTGCAGGTCATCATGACGGGCGGTCTCGTCCGACCACACTCGTTCGAACTGGTCGGCGTGCTCGCGGAGAACACCTTCAACGCGATCAACGTGGGCACCGCGATCCTCGGCGTCGACGGCATCACCGCCGCGGCCGGAGCCACCACCCACGACGAGGTCGAGGCCCGCACGAACCACGCGATGGTGACGCACGCGCAACGCACGGTCGTCGTGGCCGACGGCTCGAAGGTGGGGCGTGTGACGCTGGCGAGCGTGGCGACCTGCGACCAGGTCCACGACCTCGTGACGGACTCGACCGCCGACCCGGCCGCGCTCGAGGAGCTCCGGGACGCCGGGGTCCGGGTGCACGTCGCCGACGCGTGA
- a CDS encoding ROK family protein: MIAGIETGGTKVICGVVSEDDPQRLLSTTRIPTTTPDETTTAINAFLDEAEASSSEPVTALGVASFGPVNVDPAEDRWGWVTGTPKPGWADQDLLGRIPLASRVPTVIMADVGSAALGEATWGAGRDVDRVGYATFGTGVGVGLALGGRLLHGNGYPEMGHVIVRKHPQDDFVGSCPFHGDCLEGLASGPAVIGRWGHDASSFTDPEEQALAYEMLGSYIAQLALTAAITAGVQRFVVGGGVLKSPGLFDAVRAQLPLLSGGPGAGHAASLDAPDFLAQPALGDHSGVLGAVAAALTLER, encoded by the coding sequence GTGATCGCAGGCATCGAGACGGGCGGGACGAAGGTCATCTGCGGGGTGGTCTCCGAGGACGACCCCCAGCGGCTGCTCAGCACGACCCGGATCCCCACGACCACGCCCGACGAGACCACCACCGCGATCAACGCCTTCCTCGACGAGGCCGAGGCGTCGTCGTCCGAGCCGGTCACCGCGCTCGGGGTGGCGTCGTTCGGCCCCGTCAACGTCGACCCCGCCGAGGACCGCTGGGGCTGGGTCACCGGGACGCCCAAGCCGGGATGGGCGGACCAGGACCTGCTCGGACGGATCCCCCTGGCCTCCCGGGTCCCGACCGTGATCATGGCCGACGTGGGCAGCGCGGCCCTCGGCGAAGCGACCTGGGGCGCGGGGCGCGACGTCGACCGCGTCGGGTACGCGACGTTCGGGACCGGCGTGGGCGTCGGCCTCGCGCTCGGCGGCCGACTGCTGCACGGCAACGGCTACCCCGAGATGGGGCACGTCATCGTCCGCAAGCACCCGCAGGACGACTTCGTCGGCAGCTGCCCGTTCCACGGCGACTGCCTCGAGGGGCTCGCGTCCGGGCCGGCCGTGATCGGTCGATGGGGACACGACGCCTCCTCGTTCACCGACCCTGAGGAGCAGGCCCTCGCCTACGAGATGCTCGGCTCCTACATCGCGCAGCTCGCCCTCACGGCGGCGATCACCGCCGGCGTGCAGCGCTTCGTCGTCGGCGGCGGGGTGCTCAAGTCCCCGGGGCTGTTCGACGCCGTGCGGGCGCAGCTGCCGCTCCTGTCCGGTGGGCCCGGCGCGGGGCACGCCGCGTCGCTCGACGCACCGGACTTCCTGGCGCAGCCGGCGCTCGGGGACCACTCGGGCGTGCTCGGGGCCGTCGCGGCGGCGCTGACGCTCGAGCGCTGA
- a CDS encoding NAD-dependent epimerase/dehydratase family protein yields the protein MRVLVTGASGFLGRAVAAAVRDAGHKVHTFQRRPSGVLGLEDRLGSLTSAADVEAAVADTDAVVHLAAKVSLAGDPADFARVNVEGTRTLLAAARSAGASRFVFVSSPSVAHAGASIVGDDAAPADPFRARGDYARTKAQAELAALAADAPGFAVVAVRPHLVWGPGDTQLVGRIVERARTGRLPLLDAGAALIDTTYVDNAASAMVAALDRAEDVHGNAYVVTNGEPRPVAELLAGICRASGVPAPTLHVPAGLARVAGSAVEALWRVRPGRDEPPMTRFLAEQLSTSHWFDQRRTRADLGWTPAVSLDEGFRRLAAVPGR from the coding sequence GTGAGGGTGCTCGTGACGGGCGCGAGCGGGTTCCTCGGCCGCGCCGTGGCCGCCGCGGTCCGCGACGCCGGTCACAAGGTGCACACCTTCCAGCGGCGCCCGTCCGGCGTCCTCGGCCTGGAGGACCGGCTCGGCTCCCTGACGTCGGCCGCCGACGTCGAGGCGGCCGTCGCCGACACCGACGCGGTCGTGCACCTCGCCGCGAAGGTGTCGCTCGCGGGCGACCCCGCGGACTTCGCGCGCGTCAACGTCGAGGGGACGCGGACGTTGCTCGCCGCGGCCCGCTCGGCGGGGGCGTCCCGGTTCGTGTTCGTGTCCTCGCCCTCGGTGGCGCACGCCGGCGCCTCGATCGTCGGCGACGACGCCGCGCCCGCCGATCCGTTCCGCGCACGTGGGGACTACGCCCGCACGAAGGCGCAGGCCGAGCTCGCTGCGCTGGCGGCCGACGCTCCCGGGTTCGCCGTCGTCGCGGTCCGCCCGCACCTGGTGTGGGGTCCGGGCGACACCCAGCTCGTCGGCCGGATCGTCGAGCGCGCCCGGACGGGGCGGCTGCCGCTGCTCGATGCCGGGGCGGCCCTGATCGACACGACGTACGTCGACAACGCGGCGAGCGCCATGGTGGCCGCACTCGACCGGGCCGAGGACGTCCACGGCAACGCGTACGTCGTCACGAACGGCGAGCCACGCCCGGTGGCGGAACTCCTGGCGGGGATCTGTCGAGCGTCGGGCGTGCCGGCGCCGACGCTGCACGTGCCGGCGGGGCTCGCCCGGGTCGCGGGGTCCGCCGTCGAGGCGCTGTGGCGCGTCCGGCCCGGGCGCGACGAGCCGCCGATGACGCGGTTCCTGGCCGAGCAGCTGTCGACCTCGCACTGGTTCGACCAGCGGCGGACCCGGGCCGACCTCGGGTGGACGCCCGCGGTGTCGCTCGACGAGGGGTTCCGGCGGCTCGCGGCCGTGCCCGGGCGTTGA
- a CDS encoding alpha/beta fold hydrolase produces the protein MVRSGLPRAAAATAPAALPPHLPGLDPAWSRLVVTPAVAPEHAPGGPSPATRTWHLLDNAGQLAELGVEPVGTVLCVHGNPTWSYLWRSVLTAATETARAGGPAWRVVAVDQLDMGYSERSGVPRGLAQRVADLGALTDELGLTGPVVTLGHDWGGVVSLGWAVDHPELLAGVVVCNTAVHQPADAPIPAPLRLALRPSVLGRATVLTPGFLETTLAIAHPPLPAPVRDAYRSPYRGADRRGGIGGFVADIPVDDRHPSAVELDRIAEGVRALGVPALVLWGPRDPVFLERYLDDLATRMPRADVHRFEGAGHLLPEDVDVAGAVLAWLGDRLPDGQEPAAGTAGLPPDADADADASRPVWAALDELADADDVALVEMAPGGGRPPRSVSWRLLSRRVREIAAGLADAGVQRGDRVSLLVTPGADLTAVLYACVRIGAVVVVADAGLGVRGLTRAVRGARPDWLVGALPGLTAARALGWPGRRIATPSVPPAARVALGVEHTLGELARRGAARLRAGVALPAAPVPTDTAAVLFTSGSTGPAKGVVYTHAQLAAVRDALATQYGVGVGTGLVAGFAPFALLGPALGARSVTPDMDVTAPRTLTARAVAAAAAAAAAGSPLREIAVVAAQTGSGTATTAISAEGTGGTEGTGRTEPSGEGVVVFLSPAALANVVATAGALTAEDHAALGRVRLFLSAGAPVPEPLLAEAARLMPAASAHTPYGMTEGLLMTDIDLAGIRAAAVGPAHTPARSQLSPVSQGSERQGLRSRGRGTGAGAGTGGGVCVGRPAAGVAVRIAPLDDLGAATGPLGTTPEVTGEIVLAAPHGKDHYDRLWLTDLAARRQVSTDRRWHRTGDVGHLDADGRLWVEGRLPHVVPTASGVVTPVGPEQRIESVPEVDRAAVVGVGPAGTQQVVAVVETTPAARRPHLADPALAERVRATVGVPVAAVLVVPRLPTDIRHNSKIDRTRVARWAAGVLAGGRMVRP, from the coding sequence ATGGTGAGGTCCGGCCTGCCGCGCGCCGCCGCGGCGACCGCGCCCGCCGCGCTCCCCCCGCACCTCCCCGGACTCGACCCCGCCTGGTCGCGCCTCGTCGTGACCCCCGCGGTCGCGCCCGAGCACGCGCCAGGAGGCCCGTCGCCCGCCACGCGCACCTGGCACCTGCTCGACAACGCGGGACAGCTCGCCGAGCTCGGGGTCGAGCCCGTCGGCACCGTCCTCTGCGTCCACGGGAACCCGACCTGGTCGTACCTCTGGCGCAGCGTCCTCACCGCCGCGACCGAGACCGCCCGGGCCGGCGGTCCGGCCTGGCGCGTGGTCGCCGTCGACCAGCTCGACATGGGGTACTCGGAGCGGAGCGGTGTGCCCCGCGGACTCGCGCAGCGCGTCGCGGACCTCGGCGCCCTCACCGACGAACTCGGCCTCACCGGTCCCGTCGTCACCCTCGGACACGACTGGGGCGGCGTCGTGTCCCTCGGCTGGGCCGTGGACCACCCGGAGCTGCTCGCCGGCGTCGTCGTGTGCAACACCGCCGTGCACCAGCCCGCCGACGCCCCGATCCCCGCGCCGCTCCGGCTCGCCCTGCGGCCGTCCGTGCTCGGGCGCGCGACGGTCCTGACACCCGGGTTCCTCGAGACGACGCTCGCGATCGCCCACCCGCCGCTCCCCGCTCCCGTGCGCGACGCCTACCGTTCGCCGTACCGCGGAGCCGACCGACGGGGCGGCATCGGCGGGTTCGTGGCGGACATCCCCGTCGACGACCGCCACCCGAGCGCCGTCGAACTCGACCGGATCGCCGAGGGCGTCCGCGCGCTCGGCGTCCCCGCCCTCGTGCTGTGGGGCCCGCGCGACCCGGTGTTCCTCGAGCGCTACCTCGACGACCTGGCGACGCGGATGCCGCGCGCCGACGTGCACCGCTTCGAGGGCGCCGGACACCTGCTGCCGGAGGACGTCGACGTCGCCGGAGCCGTCCTCGCGTGGCTCGGCGACCGTCTGCCGGACGGGCAGGAGCCCGCCGCGGGGACTGCGGGCCTCCCGCCCGACGCCGACGCCGACGCCGACGCGAGCCGACCGGTGTGGGCGGCCCTCGACGAACTCGCCGACGCCGACGACGTCGCCCTCGTCGAGATGGCGCCCGGCGGCGGCCGTCCCCCCCGCTCCGTCAGCTGGCGGCTCCTGAGCCGTCGCGTCCGCGAGATCGCCGCCGGTCTGGCCGACGCCGGGGTGCAGCGCGGCGACCGCGTCTCGCTCCTCGTGACGCCGGGCGCCGACCTGACCGCCGTGCTCTACGCCTGCGTCCGCATCGGGGCGGTCGTCGTCGTCGCCGACGCCGGCCTCGGAGTCCGCGGGCTCACGCGGGCCGTGCGTGGCGCCCGACCCGACTGGCTCGTCGGCGCGCTCCCCGGGCTGACGGCCGCCCGCGCGCTCGGCTGGCCGGGCCGACGCATCGCCACGCCCTCGGTCCCCCCGGCGGCCCGTGTCGCCCTCGGCGTGGAGCACACGCTGGGGGAGCTCGCCAGGCGCGGCGCGGCGCGACTCCGTGCCGGGGTCGCGCTGCCCGCGGCACCCGTGCCGACGGACACGGCCGCGGTGCTGTTCACCTCGGGATCGACCGGACCCGCGAAGGGCGTCGTCTACACGCACGCGCAGCTCGCCGCCGTCCGGGACGCCCTCGCGACGCAGTACGGCGTCGGCGTCGGCACCGGGCTCGTGGCGGGGTTCGCGCCGTTCGCCCTGCTCGGACCCGCGCTCGGCGCCCGGTCGGTGACGCCCGACATGGACGTCACGGCGCCCCGGACCCTGACGGCTCGCGCGGTCGCCGCTGCGGCCGCCGCCGCCGCCGCCGGCTCTCCCCTCCGCGAGATCGCAGTCGTTGCCGCTCAGACCGGGTCGGGAACGGCAACGACTGCGATCTCGGCGGAAGGAACCGGGGGGACCGAAGGGACCGGCCGGACCGAGCCCAGCGGCGAGGGCGTCGTCGTGTTCCTGTCGCCCGCCGCGCTGGCGAACGTCGTCGCCACGGCCGGTGCGCTGACCGCCGAGGACCACGCCGCGCTCGGACGCGTCCGCCTGTTCCTGTCCGCGGGCGCTCCCGTGCCCGAACCGCTCCTCGCCGAGGCCGCTCGACTCATGCCCGCCGCGAGCGCCCACACGCCGTACGGCATGACCGAGGGGCTGCTCATGACGGACATCGACCTCGCGGGCATTCGAGCCGCCGCGGTGGGCCCCGCCCACACCCCGGCGAGATCGCAGTTGTCGCCGGTGTCGCAGGGGTCAGAACGGCAAGGACTGCGATCTCGCGGAAGGGGGACCGGGGCCGGGGCCGGGACCGGCGGGGGCGTGTGCGTCGGGAGGCCCGCCGCGGGTGTCGCCGTGCGCATCGCACCCCTCGACGACCTCGGCGCGGCGACGGGTCCCCTCGGCACGACACCGGAGGTCACCGGCGAGATCGTCCTCGCTGCGCCGCACGGCAAGGACCACTACGACCGGCTGTGGCTGACCGACCTCGCGGCGCGGCGACAGGTGAGCACCGACCGTCGCTGGCACCGCACCGGCGACGTCGGACACCTCGACGCCGACGGACGCCTCTGGGTCGAGGGGCGGCTCCCCCACGTCGTCCCCACCGCGTCGGGCGTCGTCACCCCTGTCGGACCGGAGCAGCGCATCGAGTCCGTGCCGGAGGTCGACCGCGCGGCCGTCGTCGGCGTCGGCCCCGCCGGGACGCAGCAGGTCGTGGCCGTCGTCGAGACCACCCCGGCGGCGCGACGGCCGCACCTGGCCGACCCCGCGCTCGCGGAGCGGGTCCGGGCGACCGTCGGCGTGCCGGTGGCGGCGGTGCTGGTCGTGCCGCGCCTCCCGACCGACATCCGACACAACTCGAAGATCGACCGCACGCGCGTGGCGCGCTGGGCCGCCGGCGTGCTCGCGGGGGGCCGGATGGTGCGACCGTGA
- a CDS encoding 3-oxoacyl-ACP synthase III translates to MLAVATTIADRVTTSADIEERLHPVLRRLRLPKGLLERVAGVKERRNWGPEQSFDEAAIDAARRALAEAGVRPDQVGLLINTSVTRPHLEPSVAVRLHHGLGLPTSAINFDIANACLGFVNAMSVAAGMIDSGQIQYAVVIDGEDADQVQLNTIARLSEGGRNRKDFMSEFASLTLGSGAAAAVLGPMDVHPEGHRIHGGVTRAATQWYDLCVGSVDGMFTDAKALLRGGVELVVSAWNEAKRDWSWGGMDRYIFHQVSDIHMKAIVEAIDIDRDRVPVTYSRYGNVGPASIPITLAEEVQAGNVRRGDRVLLGGVGSGLNTAMMEIGW, encoded by the coding sequence CTGCTCGCCGTCGCGACCACGATCGCCGATCGCGTCACGACGTCCGCGGACATCGAGGAGCGCCTCCACCCCGTGCTCCGACGCCTCCGCCTCCCGAAGGGCCTGCTCGAGCGGGTCGCGGGCGTCAAGGAGCGTCGGAACTGGGGCCCCGAGCAGAGCTTCGACGAGGCCGCGATCGACGCCGCCCGCCGGGCGCTCGCCGAGGCCGGCGTCCGTCCGGACCAGGTCGGGCTGCTCATCAACACGTCGGTGACCCGCCCGCACCTCGAGCCGAGCGTGGCGGTCCGCCTGCACCACGGGCTCGGGCTGCCGACGTCCGCGATCAACTTCGACATCGCGAACGCATGCCTCGGGTTCGTCAACGCGATGAGCGTCGCCGCGGGCATGATCGACTCGGGTCAGATCCAGTACGCGGTCGTCATCGACGGCGAGGACGCCGACCAGGTCCAGCTCAACACGATCGCGCGCCTGAGCGAGGGCGGTCGGAACCGCAAGGACTTCATGAGCGAGTTCGCGAGCCTCACCCTCGGATCCGGCGCCGCGGCCGCCGTGCTCGGCCCGATGGACGTCCACCCGGAGGGGCACCGCATCCACGGCGGCGTCACCCGAGCCGCGACCCAGTGGTACGACCTCTGCGTCGGCAGCGTGGACGGCATGTTCACCGACGCCAAGGCCCTGCTCCGCGGCGGCGTCGAGCTCGTCGTGTCCGCCTGGAACGAGGCCAAGCGCGACTGGAGTTGGGGCGGCATGGACCGCTACATCTTCCACCAGGTGTCGGACATCCACATGAAGGCGATCGTCGAGGCGATCGACATCGACCGCGACCGCGTCCCCGTGACCTACTCGCGGTACGGCAACGTCGGTCCGGCGTCGATCCCGATCACCCTGGCCGAAGAGGTCCAGGCCGGCAACGTGCGGCGCGGCGACCGCGTCCTGCTCGGCGGCGTCGGCTCCGGCCTCAACACCGCCATGATGGAGATCGGATGGTGA